One region of Candidatus Omnitrophota bacterium genomic DNA includes:
- a CDS encoding glutamate-1-semialdehyde 2,1-aminomutase, with protein sequence MGNFDPEEEVKRVSSKRNQNWWHRAQKIIPGGVNSPVRGFGAVGGVPVFMRRGEGPFVWDESGRKYIDFVGSWGPLILGHAYGPVVRAIQEAAARGTSFGTPTANEVRFAELIQERMPSMQQVRLVNSGTEAALSALRLARAHTGRTLILKFEGCYHGHVDQLLIAAGSGATTLGVPSSAGVPDLVAQQTVLAPYNDLQEVIGAVKKYPGQIAALIVEPVAGNMGVIPPEPGFLQGLRKLCSAEGIVLIFDEVMTGFRVSAGGAQELYGVRPDLSCLGKIIGGGLPVGAYGGRRAIMKHLAPLGPAYQAGTLSGNPVTVAAGLAALKNLRPAVYRSLELRAAELCQGLVRAAKEAGVELQVPRVGS encoded by the coding sequence ATGGGAAATTTTGATCCGGAGGAAGAAGTGAAGCGGGTTTCCTCGAAACGTAATCAGAACTGGTGGCATCGCGCCCAGAAGATCATTCCCGGTGGAGTCAATTCACCGGTGCGGGGTTTCGGGGCTGTGGGCGGAGTCCCGGTGTTTATGCGCAGGGGGGAGGGGCCCTTTGTGTGGGACGAGTCCGGGCGCAAGTACATTGATTTTGTCGGTTCCTGGGGCCCTCTGATTTTGGGGCACGCCTACGGGCCTGTCGTGCGCGCCATCCAAGAGGCCGCAGCCCGGGGGACGAGTTTTGGAACGCCGACGGCCAATGAAGTTCGATTCGCCGAACTGATCCAGGAGCGCATGCCTTCCATGCAGCAGGTGCGCTTGGTCAATTCCGGAACAGAAGCGGCGCTTAGCGCCCTGCGTTTGGCCCGGGCCCACACGGGACGCACGTTGATTCTCAAGTTTGAAGGTTGCTATCACGGCCACGTGGACCAGCTGCTGATTGCCGCAGGTTCAGGCGCCACCACCTTGGGTGTGCCCTCGAGTGCCGGGGTTCCGGACCTTGTGGCCCAACAGACCGTGCTGGCGCCCTACAACGACCTCCAGGAGGTCATTGGCGCCGTCAAGAAATACCCCGGTCAAATTGCCGCCCTTATCGTGGAACCTGTGGCCGGGAATATGGGGGTGATCCCTCCGGAGCCCGGTTTTCTCCAGGGCCTGCGCAAGCTCTGCAGCGCGGAGGGGATTGTCTTGATTTTTGATGAGGTGATGACCGGTTTTCGGGTCTCGGCAGGTGGTGCCCAGGAGCTCTATGGAGTCCGGCCGGATCTAAGTTGTTTGGGCAAGATTATCGGCGGGGGCTTGCCCGTGGGGGCCTATGGCGGCCGGCGGGCAATCATGAAGCATTTGGCCCCGCTGGGACCCGCCTACCAGGCCGGGACCTTGTCCGGGAATCCGGTGACTGTGGCTGCGGGCCTGGCGGCCCTCAAAAACCTCAGACCTGCGGTTTACCGCAGCCTTGAGCTCCGGGCGGCTGAGTTATGCCAGGGCCTGGTGAGGGCAGCCAAAGAGGCCGGGGTTGAGTTGCAAGTGCCCCGGGTCGGCTC
- a CDS encoding sulfurtransferase TusA family protein produces the protein MPFDKEINLRGTVCPYNFVKSKLALEEIDIGQILRVIIDFPSAAEDVPRGMEYEGQEVLCVNSISKREWEILIRRKK, from the coding sequence ATTCCTTTTGACAAGGAAATTAATTTGCGGGGGACAGTGTGTCCGTATAACTTTGTGAAATCCAAGCTGGCCTTGGAAGAAATCGATATCGGTCAGATCCTGCGGGTCATTATTGATTTTCCTTCAGCGGCTGAGGATGTGCCCAGGGGAATGGAATATGAAGGCCAAGAGGTTCTTTGCGTCAATTCAATCAGTAAAAGAGAATGGGAAATTTTGATCCGGAGGAAGAAGTGA
- a CDS encoding anion permease produces the protein MTLFLIAVSFVLAMNIGANNSAASMGAAYGAGVRSLKNSLWLVAVFAVLGAVLAGGRVIDTLGSKLISPEVFHNHLSAVVVVLLVATTAVIAANWLRVPVATTHAIVCAEVAAGVFYGALNVPKFLVILAWWILTPLFALGLSFVLGYLWYFKILHLVSELRDEKKIRGTLGGLVTLAGCYVAFSAGSNNAANSVGPLVGAGYLLSGPAALLAAAGMGLGAIFFGDRVMETVGKGITELGVARAIMIQLICATIVLTASGFGIPVSLGEVVTACIIGLSCARSGFRKTAQNDHVVRIAVTWIVIPLLALILAYALLWILKICF, from the coding sequence GTGACACTCTTCTTGATCGCCGTTTCTTTTGTCTTGGCGATGAATATCGGTGCCAACAACTCGGCCGCCTCCATGGGGGCTGCTTATGGCGCGGGTGTTCGCTCTCTCAAGAATTCTTTGTGGCTGGTTGCGGTCTTTGCCGTCCTGGGCGCGGTGTTGGCCGGCGGGCGAGTCATTGACACCCTGGGCAGCAAGCTCATTTCCCCTGAAGTCTTCCACAACCATCTCTCCGCCGTCGTTGTTGTCCTTCTGGTGGCGACCACGGCCGTAATTGCAGCTAATTGGCTGCGCGTTCCCGTAGCTACGACTCACGCGATTGTTTGTGCTGAAGTGGCTGCAGGAGTTTTCTACGGTGCCCTCAATGTCCCCAAGTTCTTGGTGATTCTTGCCTGGTGGATTCTGACCCCCCTTTTTGCTCTGGGGTTGTCCTTTGTTTTGGGCTATTTGTGGTACTTCAAGATTCTGCACTTGGTATCGGAGTTGCGTGACGAGAAGAAGATTCGCGGTACGCTCGGGGGCCTTGTGACTCTGGCCGGTTGCTATGTGGCATTTTCAGCCGGCTCCAATAATGCGGCGAATTCCGTGGGACCTTTGGTCGGGGCAGGTTACCTGCTTTCCGGGCCCGCGGCCTTGTTGGCTGCTGCAGGGATGGGCCTGGGCGCGATTTTCTTCGGGGACCGGGTGATGGAAACCGTGGGTAAGGGGATCACGGAGCTCGGTGTGGCCCGCGCTATCATGATTCAGTTGATCTGCGCTACCATCGTGTTGACTGCTTCGGGCTTTGGCATTCCCGTGTCTTTGGGAGAGGTGGTGACAGCCTGTATTATTGGGCTGAGCTGTGCGCGCTCGGGATTTCGTAAGACCGCGCAGAACGATCATGTGGTGCGCATCGCCGTGACTTGGATTGTGATTCCGTTGCTGGCTTTGATTCTTGCTTATGCATTGTTATGGATTCTCAAGATTTGTTTCTGA
- the sat gene encoding sulfate adenylyltransferase encodes MRQIEAHGGELVNRLVEGMLRQELADKASSLFQVSLSPREICDLEQIAIGAFSPIKGFMNKEDYHSVIDNKRLADGTVWTLPVTLSVEKEIASRVKVGQQVALRDPQQERVLAVLTVEEIFPQDRQKEAMQVYGTDSAEHPGVLKVLEMPGTLLAGPVEVLELPKYAQFGEYRLAPFQTRQLFADRGWKQVVGFQTRNPIHRAHEYLTKCALESCDGLLIHPLVGETKSDDIPADVRMRCYEVLIENYYPKDRVVLSIWNAAMRYAGPREAVFHALVRKNYGCSHFIVGRDHAGVGSFYGSFDAHYIFDEFEPEELGIRPLLFDHTFFCKRTGGMASFKTSPAPEDRIMLSGTKVRELLSNGEIPPPEFTRPEVAKVLIDAYSQPRYEI; translated from the coding sequence ATGCGTCAGATTGAAGCCCATGGCGGCGAATTGGTGAATCGTCTTGTGGAGGGTATGCTCCGTCAAGAGTTGGCTGACAAAGCGAGCAGCCTTTTTCAGGTCTCTTTGAGCCCGCGCGAGATCTGTGATTTGGAGCAGATTGCGATCGGGGCTTTTAGCCCCATCAAGGGTTTCATGAATAAGGAGGACTATCACTCTGTCATCGACAACAAGCGTTTGGCCGACGGCACCGTGTGGACCTTGCCTGTGACTCTTTCTGTAGAAAAAGAAATCGCCTCGCGCGTTAAGGTAGGCCAGCAGGTGGCTCTGCGTGATCCGCAGCAGGAGCGTGTGTTGGCTGTGCTGACCGTGGAGGAGATTTTTCCGCAGGATCGCCAGAAGGAGGCCATGCAGGTTTACGGCACGGACAGCGCGGAGCACCCGGGTGTGCTTAAGGTGTTGGAAATGCCGGGCACCTTGCTGGCCGGCCCTGTGGAGGTTCTGGAATTACCCAAGTACGCCCAGTTTGGCGAGTATCGTTTGGCTCCCTTCCAGACTCGCCAGCTTTTTGCGGACCGGGGTTGGAAGCAGGTGGTGGGTTTTCAAACCCGCAATCCCATTCACCGGGCCCACGAGTATCTCACCAAATGTGCCTTAGAGTCCTGCGACGGTCTTTTGATTCATCCGCTGGTAGGCGAAACCAAGTCGGACGACATTCCGGCAGATGTGCGGATGCGTTGCTATGAAGTCCTCATTGAAAATTACTACCCCAAGGATCGCGTTGTGCTGTCCATTTGGAACGCAGCCATGCGCTATGCGGGTCCGCGTGAGGCAGTCTTCCATGCCTTGGTGCGCAAGAATTACGGCTGCAGCCATTTCATTGTGGGAAGAGACCATGCCGGAGTGGGTAGCTTTTACGGCTCCTTTGACGCACACTATATCTTTGATGAATTCGAACCCGAAGAACTGGGAATCCGGCCTCTCCTGTTTGATCACACCTTCTTTTGCAAGCGCACGGGAGGAATGGCCTCCTTCAAAACCAGTCCTGCTCCGGAGGACCGTATCATGCTGAGCGGTACCAAGGTGAGAGAGTTGCTTTCAAACGGTGAAATACCACCGCCTGAATTCACGCGGCCGGAGGTGGCCAAGGTATTGATCGACGCTTACTCCCAGCCCCGGTACGAGATATAG
- a CDS encoding Rrf2 family transcriptional regulator, translating to MKLSAKARYACKAIYELAAAYPSRGITRLAELSQNQDIPLKYLVQILGQLRRAGLVESRRGAAGGYSLMRTPAQISLGEVLTAVEGPLLGETELRSSAEKGTIPGRSAAVERALGRLKEEVHTAAYGISFEEIVQDSVESLTYQI from the coding sequence TTGAAGCTATCCGCCAAAGCCCGTTATGCGTGTAAAGCCATTTATGAGTTAGCTGCGGCGTATCCCTCGCGCGGGATCACACGCCTTGCAGAGCTTTCCCAAAATCAGGATATTCCGCTCAAGTATCTGGTCCAAATCCTGGGCCAGCTTCGCAGGGCGGGTCTGGTGGAAAGTCGTCGCGGGGCTGCGGGCGGGTATTCTCTGATGCGCACCCCTGCCCAGATCAGTTTGGGGGAAGTGCTCACTGCGGTGGAAGGACCGCTTCTGGGTGAAACCGAGTTGAGGAGTTCTGCTGAGAAGGGGACAATCCCGGGCAGGTCTGCTGCCGTGGAGCGCGCCTTGGGCCGGCTGAAGGAAGAGGTCCATACGGCCGCCTACGGGATCAGCTTTGAAGAAATTGTTCAAGACTCCGTTGAGTCGCTTACTTACCAAATCTAG
- a CDS encoding NAD(P)H-hydrate epimerase, with protein sequence MQELDQRAVHEFKIPSLLLMENAGRAVAEEAAKLLKPMPRRCVCIVCGKGNNGADGMVAARHLANAGVRVYILVAAAPGRFRGDARVQWRIVQAMGLSAERIGLRGNFNALERRLEQCDLVVDALLGTGISGRLKPPYLEIIERVNSSRKPVLAVDVPSGLDATTGKLMGPCVRARRTVTFACPKTGLLKGEGPKHSGKIVVAGISIPAEILP encoded by the coding sequence ATGCAGGAATTGGATCAGCGGGCTGTTCATGAATTCAAAATTCCCAGTTTACTCCTAATGGAGAATGCCGGGCGTGCTGTGGCTGAGGAAGCGGCGAAACTCCTGAAGCCGATGCCGCGCCGGTGTGTCTGTATTGTTTGCGGCAAAGGCAATAACGGCGCAGACGGGATGGTAGCTGCCCGCCATCTTGCGAATGCCGGTGTGCGCGTGTACATTCTCGTGGCTGCGGCGCCGGGCAGATTCCGGGGAGACGCCCGTGTGCAATGGCGCATTGTGCAGGCCATGGGGTTATCTGCGGAACGCATTGGACTGCGCGGAAACTTCAATGCCTTGGAGCGGAGACTGGAACAGTGTGACCTGGTAGTGGATGCGCTGCTAGGCACGGGAATAAGCGGGCGCTTGAAGCCTCCCTATCTTGAGATCATCGAGAGAGTGAATTCGTCCCGCAAGCCGGTCCTGGCCGTGGATGTGCCTTCAGGTTTGGATGCGACTACGGGCAAGTTGATGGGACCGTGTGTGCGGGCCCGGCGCACAGTGACCTTTGCGTGTCCCAAAACGGGTTTGCTCAAGGGCGAGGGCCCTAAGCACAGTGGAAAGATTGTGGTAGCCGGGATTTCAATACCTGCAGAGATATTGCCGTGA
- a CDS encoding DUF1957 domain-containing protein, whose amino-acid sequence MRSEPTGYLSLVLHAHLPYVRHPEHEHFLEEDWLYEAITETYIPLLWVMERLCHDGIDYRLTMSLTPTLISMLKDDLLQQRYVRHIERLIELARLETERTRFEPTFQRLAHMYLHRFERARQTYVEQYGCDLVEGFRRQQDSGKLEIITCAATHGYLPNMLQRASVRAQISTGVQVYESALGRAPRGIWLPECGYNPGDEEVLKEFGIRYFFTDTHGIMFGSPRPKYGVYAPYYTRSGVAAFGRDTESSKSVWSAREGYPGDFYYRDFYRDVGFDLDYEYVSPYFNGAGDRHNLGIKYYRITGPTVHKEPYDSVAAISRAAEHAGNFMYNRQQQMSYLRGLMDRPPIVVAPYDAELFGHWWYEGPDWIDFLFRKMACDQKEVQLITPSEYLERYPKNQVMQPSMSSWGYKGYHEVWLEGSNDYIYRHLHKAVERMVEVAQEFPEASGVRERALNQMVRELLLAQSSDWAFILKTGTHTDYANGRVEQHIGRFNRLYSQVRDNAIDENALTEVESRDNLFPKADYRLYACAG is encoded by the coding sequence ATGAGATCAGAACCCACCGGCTATTTATCCTTGGTCTTGCATGCGCATCTGCCCTATGTGCGCCATCCTGAACACGAGCATTTTCTCGAAGAGGACTGGCTTTACGAAGCCATTACAGAGACCTATATCCCGTTGCTTTGGGTGATGGAGCGTTTGTGTCATGACGGAATTGATTACCGTTTGACCATGTCGTTGACGCCCACCTTGATCTCCATGCTCAAAGACGACTTGTTGCAGCAGCGTTATGTGCGGCATATTGAACGCTTGATTGAGCTGGCGCGATTGGAGACCGAGCGCACGCGTTTTGAGCCCACCTTCCAGCGCTTGGCGCACATGTACTTGCATCGCTTTGAGCGTGCCCGTCAAACCTATGTGGAGCAATATGGTTGTGATTTGGTTGAAGGCTTCCGCAGGCAGCAAGATTCAGGAAAGCTGGAGATCATCACTTGCGCCGCCACACATGGGTATTTGCCCAATATGCTCCAGCGTGCTTCCGTACGCGCCCAAATCAGTACGGGTGTGCAGGTCTATGAGTCTGCTTTAGGACGCGCGCCGCGCGGGATTTGGTTGCCGGAGTGCGGATACAATCCCGGCGATGAAGAGGTTCTGAAAGAGTTTGGTATTCGCTACTTCTTTACCGACACCCACGGGATCATGTTCGGATCGCCGCGGCCCAAGTACGGGGTGTATGCGCCTTACTATACGCGTTCCGGAGTCGCAGCTTTTGGCCGGGATACCGAGTCTTCCAAGAGCGTGTGGAGCGCGCGTGAGGGTTATCCCGGAGATTTCTATTACCGGGATTTTTACCGGGATGTGGGCTTTGACTTGGATTATGAGTATGTGAGCCCCTACTTTAACGGAGCTGGAGACCGGCATAACTTGGGTATCAAGTACTACCGTATCACGGGTCCCACGGTGCACAAGGAACCCTATGATTCTGTGGCTGCAATCAGCAGGGCCGCGGAACATGCCGGTAACTTTATGTACAATCGCCAACAGCAGATGAGCTATTTGCGCGGCCTCATGGACCGGCCGCCCATTGTCGTGGCGCCTTATGACGCCGAGCTCTTTGGGCACTGGTGGTATGAAGGCCCGGATTGGATCGACTTTCTATTCCGCAAGATGGCCTGTGACCAGAAAGAGGTCCAGTTGATCACGCCCAGCGAATACCTGGAACGTTACCCTAAGAACCAAGTGATGCAGCCCTCCATGTCGAGTTGGGGCTATAAAGGCTATCACGAGGTTTGGTTGGAGGGTTCCAATGATTATATTTACCGGCATCTGCATAAGGCTGTAGAGCGTATGGTGGAAGTGGCGCAAGAATTTCCCGAAGCCAGCGGCGTACGCGAGAGGGCTTTGAACCAAATGGTTCGGGAGCTCCTGTTGGCGCAGTCCAGTGACTGGGCCTTTATCCTCAAGACCGGCACGCATACGGATTATGCCAACGGACGTGTTGAACAGCATATCGGGCGATTCAATCGTCTTTACAGTCAAGTGCGCGACAATGCCATCGACGAAAACGCCCTCACCGAAGTAGAGTCCCGGGACAATCTCTTTCCCAAAGCGGATTACCGCCTCTACGCATGCGCAGGCTAG
- a CDS encoding DUF4912 domain-containing protein: MAKRTTARATMKKTVTGAKQRASRLSMAMDKKGLEQKTRVDLLAIATQAGVVGRSKMTKAQLVDALLKNSHSSKPQTSTAPALKTSTQAAKSKASTTRTVSRSVSAKKTTTKGGVVKKSKASSKPKPAVKPRPAVNERPEPKQSVESVTPPREVSQRSQEPPLISTAYLMGQIPSEAIGSSPRTDLSDWESLPPRYGDHRIVLMVRDPWWLYTYWEVRPEEREQLVSKMLSQGDPPRSSVLRIYDVTGVNFTGSNANRYFDLHVDESAENWYVDVGEPGRSFLVELGLLGVNGGFYPLVRSNRVSTPSFGPSDKVDEEWMCLEEDYWRLLGAAGGFPRANSSMELQQLLRERLQEILSSESLFSEMPSGRPVGIRVDRRRQFSFWVKAEWILYGGTEPDAEVLVNGERVPLRSDGTFTFRFALPEGEHRVPVTATSSDRVETRGVTCQVDHQMKDRF; the protein is encoded by the coding sequence ATGGCAAAGCGTACAACCGCGCGTGCCACTATGAAGAAAACCGTGACCGGAGCGAAACAGCGTGCTTCGCGATTAAGCATGGCCATGGACAAGAAAGGGCTGGAGCAAAAGACTCGGGTTGATTTGTTGGCAATCGCGACCCAGGCAGGTGTTGTGGGCCGTTCTAAGATGACCAAGGCTCAGCTCGTGGATGCGCTCCTCAAGAATTCGCATTCTTCCAAGCCTCAGACGAGCACTGCCCCTGCGCTCAAGACATCGACTCAGGCTGCCAAGTCCAAGGCAAGCACGACCCGCACGGTCAGTCGTAGCGTCTCTGCCAAGAAGACGACGACAAAGGGGGGAGTAGTGAAAAAGTCCAAGGCTTCTTCAAAGCCAAAACCCGCAGTCAAACCCCGGCCCGCAGTCAACGAGCGTCCCGAACCCAAGCAATCGGTTGAGTCCGTAACGCCCCCTCGAGAGGTTTCTCAGCGCTCTCAAGAACCTCCGCTGATTTCTACGGCCTACTTGATGGGCCAGATTCCATCCGAGGCGATCGGCAGTTCCCCGAGGACTGATCTCAGTGATTGGGAAAGCCTGCCCCCGCGCTACGGGGATCATCGGATTGTATTGATGGTGAGAGACCCTTGGTGGCTTTACACCTATTGGGAGGTTCGTCCCGAAGAACGTGAACAGTTGGTTTCCAAGATGCTTAGCCAGGGGGATCCTCCCCGGTCTTCGGTCTTGCGCATCTATGACGTGACCGGTGTGAATTTCACTGGTTCCAATGCGAATCGTTATTTTGATCTTCACGTGGATGAATCCGCTGAGAATTGGTATGTGGATGTGGGCGAGCCGGGCCGTTCTTTTTTGGTTGAGTTGGGACTCTTGGGCGTGAACGGGGGGTTTTATCCGCTCGTGCGCTCCAACCGGGTCTCCACACCCAGCTTCGGGCCTTCGGATAAGGTGGATGAGGAGTGGATGTGTTTAGAGGAAGACTACTGGAGATTGTTGGGTGCTGCCGGCGGTTTTCCCAGGGCCAATTCCTCGATGGAACTGCAACAGCTCCTTCGTGAAAGACTGCAGGAGATTTTGAGTTCGGAGTCTTTGTTTAGTGAGATGCCCTCCGGCCGTCCGGTAGGCATAAGGGTCGATCGCCGAAGGCAGTTTTCGTTTTGGGTCAAAGCAGAGTGGATTCTCTATGGAGGTACGGAGCCGGATGCCGAGGTCCTGGTGAACGGCGAAAGAGTGCCGCTGCGCAGTGACGGTACCTTTACCTTCCGTTTTGCTTTGCCTGAAGGAGAACATCGTGTGCCTGTGACGGCCACGTCCTCGGACCGAGTGGAAACCCGTGGTGTGACCTGCCAGGTCGATCACCAAATGAAGGATCGTTTCTAA